One region of Arvicola amphibius chromosome 3, mArvAmp1.2, whole genome shotgun sequence genomic DNA includes:
- the LOC119809315 gene encoding prostate and testis expressed protein 14-like, whose amino-acid sequence MGKHILVLLMGLTLLVSSLQALTCFVCARFNSKGICEKGEGCCTAKPGEKCASLLLYRDGKIQFGVQRCADLCFNENVVNGNRTIQMKCCNDKSYCNGLKA is encoded by the exons ATGGGAAAACACATCTTGGTGCTCCTGATGGGCCTCACCTTGCTGGTGAGCTCCCTGCAAG CTTTGACATGTTTCGTGTGTGCTAGGTTCAATTCTAAGGGGATTTGTGAGAAAGGAGAAGGTTGCTGTACAGCTAAACCTGGTGAGAAATGTGCCTCGCTTCTACTGTACAGAG atGGCAAAATCCAGTTTGGAGTCCAGAGATGTGCTGACCTGTGCTTCAACGAGAATGTTGTGAATGGAAATAGaacaatacaaatgaaatgttgcAATGACAAGTCTTACTGCAATGGGCTAAAAGCCTGA